Proteins encoded by one window of Pseudomonas tructae:
- a CDS encoding bile acid:sodium symporter family protein, translating to MRALTALSRFVGNTFAWWVLLFAILAFLQPQWFIGLKSAIVPLLGLVMFGMGLTLKLDDFAAVARQPWRVALGVVAHFVIMPGVAWLLCQLFQLPAEIAVGVILVGCCPSGTSSNVMAWLAKGDLALAVAIAAVTTLLAPLLTPALIWLLASAWLPVSFLDMFWSILQLVMLPIVLGVLAQRLLGARVQMAVQVLPLVSVVSIVMIVCAVVAASQAKIAESGVLIMAVVMLHNGFGFILGYVTGKLFKLPLAQRKSLALEVGMQNSGLGAALASAHFSPLAAVPSALFSVWHNISGALLSTWFRRMEEPEAEPAVNPAT from the coding sequence ATGCGTGCCCTTACCGCCCTCAGCCGCTTCGTCGGCAATACCTTTGCCTGGTGGGTGCTGTTGTTCGCCATCCTGGCTTTCTTGCAACCGCAATGGTTCATCGGCCTCAAAAGCGCCATCGTGCCGCTGCTCGGCCTGGTCATGTTCGGCATGGGCCTGACCCTCAAACTCGATGACTTCGCCGCCGTCGCCCGCCAGCCCTGGCGCGTGGCCCTGGGCGTGGTCGCACATTTCGTGATCATGCCCGGTGTAGCCTGGCTGTTGTGCCAGTTATTCCAGCTGCCGGCGGAAATCGCCGTGGGCGTAATCCTGGTGGGCTGCTGCCCCAGCGGCACCTCATCCAACGTCATGGCCTGGCTGGCCAAGGGTGACCTGGCCCTGGCCGTGGCGATTGCCGCCGTCACCACCCTGCTCGCCCCGCTGCTGACGCCGGCGCTGATCTGGCTGCTGGCTTCGGCCTGGCTGCCGGTGTCTTTCCTCGACATGTTCTGGTCGATCCTGCAGTTGGTCATGCTGCCGATCGTGCTCGGCGTGCTGGCGCAACGGCTGCTGGGCGCACGGGTGCAAATGGCGGTGCAGGTGTTGCCACTGGTGTCGGTGGTCAGCATCGTCATGATCGTCTGCGCGGTGGTGGCCGCCAGCCAAGCGAAGATCGCCGAGTCCGGCGTGCTGATCATGGCAGTGGTGATGCTGCACAACGGTTTTGGTTTCATCCTTGGCTATGTCACCGGCAAGCTGTTCAAGCTGCCGCTGGCCCAGCGCAAGTCGCTGGCACTGGAAGTCGGCATGCAGAACTCCGGGCTGGGTGCAGCCCTGGCCAGTGCGCATTTTTCGCCACTGGCGGCGGTGCCCAGCGCGCTGTTCAGCGTCTGGCACAATATTTCCGGGGCGTTGTTGTCGACCTGGTTCCGACGCATGGAAGAGCCTGAGGCAGAACCTGCCGTAAATCCGGCGACCTGA
- a CDS encoding bifunctional nitrate reductase/sulfite reductase flavoprotein subunit alpha codes for MSSTSVRSVCPYCGVGCGIVMSVEDGRVTKVTGDKQHPSNFGRLCTKGLTAHQPLRESGRMEHAYVRDLRQRDPVQGSIDTAIEQAALRLRAIIDEHGPDALGFYVSGQLSLEAQYLINKLAKGFVRSRHVESNSRLCMASASSGYKLSLGADGPPGSYQDFDRAEVFLVIGANMADCHPILFLRLLDRLKAGARLIVVDPRQSATADKADLFLQIKPGTDLALLNGLLYLLLENGQCDADFIQRYTEGWEAMPAFLADYTPQRVAAITGLREADIRQAAQWLGRAPQWMSCWTMGLNQSIHGTWQTNALCNLHLATGAICRPGSGPFSLTGQPNAMGGREMGYMGPGLPGQRSALVAADRAFAEQLWQIPAGSLRSEAGDGTVALFENLASGQVKACWIICSNPVASVANRQQVIDGLQAAQLVIVQDAFLDTETNRYADILLPAALWAEGEGVMVNSERNLTLMNQAVQAPGESLPDWQIIARVACAMGYAEAFSYASAEAVFDELRQAWNPATGYDVRGVSYTRLRKAPQQWPCEPGRADHRSPLRYCNDGRSQALLHDAHGEVPAIAFPTDSGKARFFARPCLPAAELPDADFPLVLNTGRVQHQWHTLTKTGKVAALNKLDPGPFVEIHPEDAQRLGIAEKDQVQVRSRRGQALLPARITTRVLPGNCFAPFHWNDVYGNHLAINAVTSDAVDPLSLQPAFKYCAVALSRVAGERIDATQLDHPPVSVQDKHLLLWASQTGNGQALAEQCAERLRQVGLSVHLSCMEDVALEQLDSPASLLLIASTFGDGDAPDSGAAFWRGLHGEHSQRCAGLPYAVLALGDSSYEQFCGFGRKLDQRLAELGAERLLERVDCEGDVNEPAGQWLQALLGKLGHGQLLLEAPVPAPAASGFSKTRPLATTLVGNYLLNGPGAVKETRQLVFDLGASGFTYQAGDALGVWPRNCPALVDELLTATRFDGSRSVSLKGQADMPLAEALLEHLEIARITAPLLEAFALGDTPLRELLEPHNKAALKDWLWGKQLIDLVHLCKPQLSLDTWLSLLKPLQPRLYSISSSQMLHPDQVHLTVSTVRYGQRKGVCSTYLADRSEPGRVDIFTQPTSHFRLPGDSAAPVIMVGPGTGVAPFRAFLQERQAQGATGRNWLLFGEQQAATDFYYRDELLAWQRDGHLTRLDTAFSRDQAQKIYVQQRMLEQGAELWRWLEEGGHFYICGDAERMARDVDVALKQVVHQYGGMSVERAEAYVGELSRTKRYLRDVY; via the coding sequence ATGAGCAGCACCAGCGTGCGCAGTGTGTGCCCGTATTGTGGCGTCGGTTGTGGCATCGTCATGAGCGTCGAAGACGGGCGGGTGACCAAGGTTACCGGCGACAAGCAGCATCCGAGCAATTTTGGCCGCTTGTGCACCAAGGGCCTGACCGCTCATCAACCGCTGCGCGAGTCCGGGCGTATGGAGCATGCTTATGTGCGTGACTTGCGTCAGCGCGACCCGGTGCAAGGCAGCATCGATACCGCCATCGAGCAGGCCGCCCTGCGTTTGCGGGCGATTATCGATGAGCATGGGCCCGACGCCCTGGGTTTTTATGTCTCCGGGCAACTGTCCCTGGAGGCCCAGTACCTGATCAACAAGCTGGCCAAGGGCTTTGTCCGCAGCCGGCATGTCGAGTCCAATTCGCGCTTGTGCATGGCCAGCGCCAGCAGCGGTTACAAGTTGTCCCTGGGCGCCGACGGGCCGCCGGGCAGCTACCAGGACTTTGACCGCGCCGAGGTGTTCCTGGTGATTGGCGCGAACATGGCCGATTGTCACCCGATCCTGTTCTTGCGCCTGCTCGACCGGCTCAAGGCCGGAGCCCGGTTGATCGTCGTCGACCCCAGGCAAAGCGCTACCGCCGACAAGGCCGACCTGTTCCTGCAGATCAAGCCAGGCACCGACCTGGCGCTGCTCAATGGACTGCTCTATCTGTTGCTGGAAAACGGTCAGTGCGACGCCGATTTCATCCAGCGCTACACCGAAGGCTGGGAAGCCATGCCGGCTTTTCTGGCTGACTACACGCCGCAGCGGGTCGCCGCCATCACCGGCCTGCGCGAAGCCGATATCCGCCAGGCTGCGCAGTGGCTCGGCCGCGCGCCGCAGTGGATGAGCTGCTGGACCATGGGCCTGAACCAGAGCATCCATGGCACCTGGCAAACCAACGCCTTGTGCAACCTGCACCTGGCCACCGGCGCCATCTGCCGGCCGGGCAGCGGACCGTTCTCGCTGACCGGGCAGCCCAACGCCATGGGCGGGCGCGAAATGGGCTATATGGGCCCGGGTTTGCCCGGACAGCGCTCGGCACTGGTGGCGGCAGACCGGGCGTTTGCCGAGCAGCTCTGGCAGATCCCTGCCGGCAGCCTGCGCAGCGAAGCCGGTGACGGTACCGTGGCGCTGTTCGAAAACCTTGCCAGTGGGCAGGTCAAAGCCTGCTGGATCATCTGCAGCAACCCGGTGGCCAGCGTCGCCAACCGCCAGCAGGTGATTGACGGCTTACAGGCGGCGCAACTGGTGATTGTCCAGGATGCCTTCCTCGACACCGAGACCAACCGCTACGCCGATATTCTGCTGCCGGCGGCACTGTGGGCCGAAGGCGAGGGCGTGATGGTCAACTCCGAACGCAACCTGACCCTGATGAACCAGGCCGTCCAGGCGCCGGGCGAGAGCCTGCCCGACTGGCAGATCATCGCCCGCGTGGCCTGCGCCATGGGCTACGCCGAGGCTTTCAGCTACGCCAGTGCCGAGGCGGTGTTCGACGAGCTGCGTCAGGCCTGGAACCCGGCCACCGGTTACGACGTGCGCGGGGTCAGCTACACCCGCTTGCGCAAGGCGCCGCAGCAGTGGCCGTGTGAGCCAGGACGCGCCGACCACCGCAGCCCGCTGCGCTATTGCAACGATGGCCGCAGCCAGGCCCTGCTGCACGATGCGCACGGTGAGGTCCCGGCGATTGCCTTCCCCACCGACAGCGGCAAGGCGCGTTTTTTTGCCCGGCCGTGCCTGCCGGCCGCTGAGCTACCAGACGCTGACTTCCCACTGGTGCTCAACACCGGACGGGTCCAGCACCAGTGGCACACCCTGACCAAGACCGGCAAGGTGGCGGCGCTGAACAAGCTCGACCCGGGACCCTTCGTGGAAATTCACCCTGAAGATGCGCAACGCCTGGGCATCGCCGAGAAGGACCAGGTACAGGTGCGCTCACGGCGCGGGCAGGCGCTGCTGCCGGCACGAATTACCACGCGGGTTTTGCCGGGCAACTGCTTTGCGCCGTTTCACTGGAATGATGTCTATGGCAACCATTTGGCGATCAACGCGGTCACCAGCGACGCGGTCGATCCGCTGTCGCTGCAACCGGCCTTCAAGTACTGCGCGGTAGCCTTGAGCCGGGTTGCAGGCGAGCGTATCGATGCCACCCAGCTCGATCATCCGCCCGTGTCGGTTCAGGACAAGCACCTGCTGCTGTGGGCCTCGCAAACCGGCAATGGCCAGGCCCTGGCCGAGCAGTGTGCCGAGCGCCTGCGCCAGGTCGGTTTGTCGGTGCATTTGAGCTGTATGGAGGACGTGGCCCTGGAACAGCTGGACAGCCCTGCCAGCCTGCTGCTGATTGCCAGTACCTTTGGTGACGGTGATGCCCCGGACAGTGGCGCGGCGTTCTGGCGTGGCCTGCATGGCGAGCACTCCCAACGCTGCGCCGGCTTGCCCTATGCAGTGCTGGCCCTGGGGGATTCAAGCTACGAGCAGTTTTGCGGTTTTGGTCGCAAGCTCGATCAGCGCCTGGCAGAGCTGGGGGCCGAGCGCTTGCTGGAACGGGTCGATTGCGAAGGCGACGTCAACGAGCCGGCCGGGCAATGGCTGCAGGCGTTGCTGGGCAAACTGGGCCATGGTCAGTTGTTGCTTGAAGCACCAGTGCCAGCGCCAGCCGCCAGCGGTTTCAGTAAAACCAGGCCGTTGGCAACCACCCTGGTCGGCAACTATCTGCTCAACGGTCCCGGCGCGGTCAAGGAAACCCGCCAGTTGGTATTCGACCTGGGCGCAAGCGGCTTCACGTACCAGGCCGGTGACGCCCTGGGCGTGTGGCCGCGCAACTGTCCGGCACTGGTCGATGAACTGCTGACTGCGACCCGCTTCGATGGCAGCCGCAGCGTCAGCCTCAAGGGCCAGGCCGACATGCCGCTGGCCGAGGCACTGTTGGAGCACCTGGAGATTGCCCGCATCACCGCGCCATTGCTCGAGGCCTTCGCGCTTGGCGATACACCGCTGCGCGAGTTGCTTGAGCCGCACAACAAGGCGGCGCTCAAAGACTGGCTGTGGGGCAAGCAACTGATTGACCTGGTGCACCTGTGCAAGCCCCAGCTGAGCCTGGATACCTGGCTGAGCCTGCTCAAGCCCCTGCAGCCAAGGCTGTACTCGATCAGTTCGAGCCAGATGCTGCATCCGGATCAAGTGCACCTGACGGTTTCCACCGTGCGTTATGGCCAGCGCAAGGGCGTGTGCTCGACCTACCTGGCTGATCGCAGCGAGCCCGGCCGCGTAGACATTTTTACCCAACCGACGTCCCACTTTCGCTTGCCTGGTGACAGCGCTGCGCCAGTGATCATGGTTGGTCCGGGTACGGGTGTGGCGCCGTTCAGGGCGTTCCTGCAGGAGCGTCAGGCACAGGGGGCTACAGGGCGCAACTGGCTGCTGTTCGGTGAGCAGCAAGCCGCCACCGACTTCTACTATCGCGACGAGCTGCTGGCCTGGCAGCGCGATGGCCACCTGACCCGCCTGGATACCGCGTTCTCCCGCGACCAGGCGCAGAAGATCTACGTGCAGCAACGCATGCTCGAACAGGGCGCCGAGCTGTGGCGCTGGCTGGAGGAAGGTGGGCATTTTTACATCTGTGGTGATGCTGAACGCATGGCCAGGGATGTCGATGTCGCGCTCAAGCAGGTGGTGCATCAATACGGCGGCATGAGTGTGGAACGGGCAGAGGCCTATGTCGGCGAACTGAGTCGCACCAAGCGCTACCTGCGCGACGTGTACTGA
- a CDS encoding molecular chaperone HscC, with translation MQDASTSPAPMLGIDLGTTNSLVAVWQDGRAQLIPNALGDMLTPSVVSIDEDGSILVGKAARSRLTTHPQRTAAAFKRFMGSEKKISLGEQAFSPEELSALVLGALKADAEAFLGCPISEAVISVPAYFSDEQRKRTSFAAELAGLKVQRLINEPTAAAMAYGLHEQKFERTLIFDLGGGTFDVTVLEYALPLIEVHASTGDNFLGGEDFTAALLQACLQDWQLKPAMLAPQALASLADAIEQLKCKLGAGEQHLSWNGDGVSRQWSLDEARAQQIWAPLLARIRAPIEQALRDARLRASDLDSLVLVGGATRMPVIQQMVSTLFGRLPYRHLDPDTIVALGAATQAACKARDSAIEELILTDVCPYTLGIAAMDGEYQTEIFAPIIDRNTVIPTSRIKPFYSTHVDQKVIGIRVYQGERPWVEDNIFVDSFKIPLTPNGKIQRLDVRFSYDINGLLEVDVTLPGTGEQFSHVIDRSPTGLDEAARQASHERLAGLKIHPRDALPNRTLLARLERAWAQSLGAERDAIGDWLNEFSAILAGQESSEIAGARQRLIEALDDMRY, from the coding sequence ATGCAGGATGCAAGCACTTCCCCGGCGCCAATGCTGGGTATCGACCTGGGTACCACCAACAGCCTGGTGGCGGTCTGGCAGGATGGCCGGGCCCAGCTGATTCCCAATGCCCTGGGCGACATGCTCACCCCTTCGGTGGTGAGCATCGATGAAGACGGCAGCATCCTGGTCGGCAAGGCCGCCCGTTCACGCCTGACCACTCATCCGCAGCGCACCGCCGCCGCCTTCAAGCGCTTCATGGGCAGCGAGAAAAAAATCAGCCTCGGTGAGCAAGCCTTCAGCCCTGAAGAGCTTTCGGCGCTGGTGCTCGGCGCCCTCAAGGCGGATGCCGAAGCCTTCCTCGGCTGCCCGATCAGCGAGGCGGTGATTTCCGTGCCGGCCTATTTCAGCGACGAGCAGCGCAAACGCACAAGCTTTGCTGCCGAGCTTGCCGGGCTGAAAGTCCAGCGCCTGATCAACGAACCGACTGCTGCGGCCATGGCCTATGGCCTGCACGAGCAGAAGTTCGAACGCACGCTGATCTTCGACCTCGGTGGCGGCACGTTTGACGTCACGGTGCTGGAATACGCGCTGCCGTTGATCGAGGTGCATGCCTCGACCGGCGACAACTTCCTCGGTGGCGAAGACTTTACCGCCGCCTTGCTCCAGGCCTGCCTGCAAGATTGGCAACTCAAGCCTGCAATGCTTGCACCCCAGGCCCTGGCCAGCCTTGCCGATGCCATCGAGCAGCTCAAGTGCAAACTGGGCGCGGGCGAACAGCACCTGAGCTGGAACGGTGACGGTGTCAGCCGCCAGTGGTCGCTCGATGAAGCCCGCGCGCAGCAGATCTGGGCGCCGTTGCTGGCGCGCATTCGTGCACCGATCGAGCAGGCCCTGCGCGATGCCCGCCTGCGTGCCAGCGACCTCGACAGCCTGGTGCTGGTCGGTGGCGCCACGCGCATGCCGGTGATCCAGCAGATGGTCTCGACCCTGTTTGGTCGCCTGCCTTACCGTCACCTCGACCCGGACACCATCGTTGCCCTCGGTGCCGCCACCCAGGCGGCGTGCAAGGCGCGCGATTCGGCGATCGAAGAGTTGATCCTCACCGATGTCTGCCCTTACACCCTGGGTATCGCCGCGATGGATGGCGAATACCAGACCGAGATCTTTGCGCCGATCATCGACCGCAACACCGTGATTCCTACCTCACGGATCAAGCCGTTCTACAGCACCCACGTTGACCAGAAAGTGATCGGTATCCGCGTCTATCAAGGTGAACGGCCGTGGGTCGAAGACAATATCTTCGTCGACTCCTTCAAGATCCCGCTGACCCCGAACGGCAAGATCCAGCGCCTGGACGTGCGCTTTAGCTATGACATCAATGGCCTGCTGGAGGTCGACGTCACCTTGCCGGGGACCGGCGAGCAGTTCAGCCATGTGATCGATCGCAGCCCCACCGGGCTTGATGAAGCGGCGCGCCAAGCCAGCCACGAGCGCCTGGCCGGGCTGAAAATCCACCCGCGCGACGCCTTGCCCAACCGCACCTTGCTGGCGCGCCTGGAAAGGGCCTGGGCACAGAGCCTGGGGGCTGAACGCGATGCGATTGGCGACTGGCTCAACGAATTCAGCGCGATCCTGGCTGGCCAGGAGTCGAGCGAGATCGCCGGCGCTCGCCAGCGCCTCATCGAGGCGCTGGACGACATGCGTTACTGA
- the rdgC gene encoding recombination-associated protein RdgC: protein MWFKNLLTYRLTQDIPFDPEALETALASKPARPCASQELTTYGFVAPFGKGEDAPLVHVSGDFLLIAARKEERILPGSVVRDAVKEKIDEIEAEQMRKVYKKERDQIKDEIIQAFLPRAFIRRSMIFAAIAPKQGLILVNSASAKRAEDLLSTLREVIGSLPVRPVTVKIAPSATMTDWVKTQQAAPDFYVLDECELRDTHEDGGIVRCKRQDLTSDEIQLHLGTGKVVTQLSLAWQDKLSFVLDDKMVIKRLRFEELLQDQAEEDGGDEALGQLDASFTLMMLTFGEFLPALFEALGGEEIPQGI from the coding sequence ATGTGGTTCAAAAACCTGCTGACCTACCGCCTGACCCAGGACATCCCGTTCGACCCCGAGGCACTGGAAACCGCCCTGGCCAGCAAGCCGGCTCGCCCCTGCGCCAGCCAGGAGTTGACCACCTATGGCTTCGTCGCCCCGTTCGGCAAAGGTGAAGATGCACCGCTGGTGCATGTCAGCGGTGACTTCCTGCTGATCGCCGCACGTAAAGAAGAACGCATCCTGCCGGGCAGCGTGGTGCGCGATGCGGTTAAAGAGAAGATCGACGAGATCGAAGCCGAGCAGATGCGCAAGGTCTATAAGAAGGAGCGCGACCAGATCAAGGACGAGATCATCCAGGCCTTCCTGCCGCGTGCCTTTATTCGCCGCTCGATGATCTTCGCCGCCATCGCCCCCAAGCAAGGCCTGATCCTGGTCAACTCGGCCAGCGCCAAGCGCGCCGAAGACCTGCTGTCGACCCTGCGTGAAGTTATCGGCTCGCTGCCAGTACGTCCGGTGACCGTGAAGATCGCCCCGAGCGCGACCATGACCGACTGGGTCAAGACCCAGCAAGCAGCGCCTGACTTCTATGTGCTGGATGAGTGCGAGCTGCGCGACACCCACGAAGACGGCGGTATCGTTCGCTGCAAACGCCAGGACCTGACCAGCGACGAGATCCAGCTGCATCTGGGCACCGGCAAGGTGGTGACGCAACTGTCGCTGGCCTGGCAGGACAAACTGTCGTTCGTGCTCGACGACAAGATGGTCATCAAGCGCCTGCGCTTTGAAGAACTGCTGCAGGACCAGGCCGAAGAAGACGGCGGCGACGAGGCCCTGGGCCAGCTCGATGCCAGCTTTACCCTGATGATGCTGACCTTTGGCGAGTTCCTGCCGGCGCTGTTCGAGGCGTTGGGTGGGGAGGAGATTCCCCAGGGGATCTGA
- a CDS encoding DUF805 domain-containing protein, producing MSCWIRLGIEPTNDPDVIRGAYRALLPQHHPETDPQGFQALREAYELALSLARDEQDEAPERPEHDEPRPARNALIEQTMSDFAKLFADPSRRFDPPAWQAFIDGLSILTLGDQEQVSWHLLYKLMETGPLSHACVQLMARHLGWENEVLRLEDPRQADEFLERISEPDPFDTRVMKHWSVEAQVEALWYARNLDYLYHTRPLFEFESFVTLHTCVPLPDDQAYIHSLLVKLCQAGIGSPTFFAMVAEQQRQAPDDIDLLYMLACQASDTDQEELARQCWTRLWREHQHPEAGRWLLNLCAQHQPQRLPLLIQALDRLEPVHAWPQDLSDPAQIWGSPSQRPETLTRWFEAARDEHPGIAGEFIKWRLDGKDELPLLAWLLDDQPDRQLHRLYRHAWALHRGDSGLLRQILDEPLGDDPLDLLIIEGFKYQAAQQLRWLEQSPLALALTAFINSPSAQPQLPEELCDGSGLAVARDWLRRVRSYPAATLPKLTARIKPANLMPTPFAVQLLSDLAEAGIELPRPPADDGLWTWHRQNLYMLALVEQPERWLAMAPVQLLASLPYPAEHPFSGLQQLLLQLRQQQGNADGLLGWLDDNDPLQAFIAERLFTVQQALDSSKLPSNLKLYACLENDPRAFDDDVLGLMVLCGVLYHDPSLSAEQHGSLLRRISTMTCPDAWFEPFRNGLIKGEPVRPPRKVLEEDELINSTLFYSMLDTLKDLARYGSAGVPRAKVLKELQRGKDYPGMDTGIRAALTALLSWSERLLLANAGSQPVPATHVWKLGSRLGRKGYAVQVVGSVILGPILTLMAGSMVEQIFFGLLFVGLLGSATLRRLHDIGRGIPMMIIFVMLIPFLHFLPLVLLLLPGEPLPNRYGVPPVNQPQDNLQGGLQAALRRLNGQ from the coding sequence ATGAGCTGCTGGATTCGCCTGGGCATCGAGCCGACCAACGACCCCGATGTCATCCGCGGCGCGTACCGCGCGCTGTTGCCGCAGCACCACCCGGAAACCGATCCGCAAGGTTTCCAGGCCCTGCGCGAAGCCTACGAGCTCGCCCTGAGCCTGGCCCGCGATGAGCAGGATGAGGCCCCAGAGCGCCCTGAGCACGACGAGCCCAGACCTGCACGCAATGCCCTGATCGAACAGACCATGAGCGACTTCGCCAAGCTGTTCGCCGACCCGAGCCGGCGCTTCGACCCACCGGCCTGGCAGGCCTTCATCGATGGCTTGAGCATCCTGACCCTGGGCGACCAGGAGCAGGTCAGCTGGCACCTGCTGTACAAGCTGATGGAAACCGGCCCGTTGTCGCACGCCTGCGTGCAACTGATGGCCCGTCACCTGGGCTGGGAAAACGAAGTGCTGCGCCTGGAAGATCCGCGCCAGGCCGACGAATTCCTCGAACGCATCAGCGAGCCGGACCCGTTCGACACCCGTGTGATGAAGCACTGGTCGGTAGAGGCGCAAGTGGAAGCCCTGTGGTATGCCAGGAACCTGGATTACCTCTACCACACCCGGCCGCTGTTCGAGTTCGAAAGCTTCGTCACCCTGCACACCTGCGTGCCTTTGCCGGATGACCAGGCCTATATCCACAGCCTGCTGGTCAAGCTGTGCCAGGCCGGCATCGGCAGCCCGACGTTCTTTGCCATGGTCGCCGAGCAACAACGCCAGGCACCGGACGATATCGACCTGCTGTACATGCTGGCCTGCCAGGCCAGCGACACCGATCAGGAAGAACTCGCCCGCCAGTGCTGGACCCGCCTGTGGCGCGAGCACCAGCACCCGGAAGCCGGACGCTGGTTGCTGAACCTGTGCGCCCAGCATCAACCGCAGCGCCTGCCACTGTTGATCCAGGCCCTGGACCGCCTGGAGCCGGTGCACGCATGGCCGCAAGACCTGAGCGATCCGGCGCAGATCTGGGGCAGCCCGTCGCAACGCCCGGAAACCCTGACGCGCTGGTTCGAAGCCGCACGTGACGAACACCCGGGTATTGCTGGCGAGTTCATCAAATGGCGCCTGGACGGCAAAGACGAACTGCCGCTGCTGGCCTGGTTGCTCGACGACCAGCCGGACCGCCAACTGCACCGCCTGTACCGCCATGCCTGGGCACTGCACCGTGGTGACAGCGGCCTGCTGCGGCAGATTCTGGACGAGCCGCTGGGTGATGACCCGCTGGACCTGCTGATCATCGAAGGCTTCAAGTACCAGGCCGCGCAACAGTTGCGCTGGCTCGAGCAGTCACCGCTGGCCCTGGCCCTGACCGCCTTCATCAACAGCCCTTCGGCGCAGCCGCAACTGCCCGAGGAACTGTGCGATGGCAGCGGCCTGGCGGTCGCCCGTGACTGGCTGCGGCGGGTACGCAGCTACCCGGCCGCCACCCTGCCGAAACTCACCGCACGGATCAAACCGGCCAACCTGATGCCGACGCCCTTCGCCGTGCAGTTGCTTTCGGACCTCGCCGAAGCCGGCATCGAACTGCCGCGCCCGCCTGCCGACGACGGCCTGTGGACCTGGCACCGGCAGAACCTGTACATGCTTGCCCTGGTCGAGCAACCAGAGCGCTGGCTGGCGATGGCGCCGGTACAACTGCTGGCCAGCCTGCCGTACCCGGCCGAGCATCCGTTCAGCGGGCTGCAACAGTTGCTCCTGCAACTGCGCCAACAGCAAGGCAATGCCGACGGCCTGCTCGGCTGGCTGGACGACAATGACCCATTGCAAGCGTTTATCGCAGAACGTCTGTTCACCGTGCAGCAAGCCCTGGACAGCAGCAAGCTGCCCAGCAACCTGAAGCTGTACGCCTGCCTGGAAAACGATCCGCGGGCCTTTGATGATGACGTGCTGGGCCTGATGGTGCTGTGCGGCGTCCTCTATCATGACCCGAGCCTGAGCGCCGAACAGCACGGCAGCCTGCTGCGGCGTATCTCCACCATGACCTGTCCGGATGCCTGGTTCGAACCGTTTCGCAACGGCCTGATCAAGGGCGAGCCGGTGCGCCCGCCGCGCAAGGTGCTCGAAGAGGACGAACTGATCAACAGCACGCTGTTCTACAGCATGCTCGATACCCTCAAGGACCTGGCGCGTTACGGTAGCGCCGGGGTACCGCGGGCCAAGGTGCTCAAGGAATTGCAACGGGGCAAGGATTACCCGGGCATGGACACCGGGATTCGCGCAGCCCTGACCGCCCTGCTGTCGTGGTCCGAGCGTCTGTTACTGGCCAATGCCGGCAGCCAGCCAGTACCGGCCACCCATGTATGGAAACTGGGCAGCCGCCTGGGCCGCAAGGGCTATGCCGTGCAAGTAGTCGGGAGTGTCATTCTCGGGCCGATCCTGACCCTGATGGCCGGCAGCATGGTCGAGCAGATCTTCTTCGGCCTGCTGTTCGTCGGCCTGCTCGGCAGCGCCACCTTGCGTCGCCTGCACGACATCGGCCGGGGCATCCCGATGATGATCATCTTCGTGATGCTGATCCCGTTCCTGCACTTCTTGCCGCTGGTGCTGTTGCTCCTGCCGGGCGAGCCGCTGCCCAACCGTTATGGCGTGCCGCCCGTCAATCAGCCCCAGGACAACCTGCAGGGTGGCCTGCAAGCCGCCCTGCGGCGGCTCAACGGTCAGTAA
- a CDS encoding DUF1266 domain-containing protein has translation MEEIEQHWLYALSAPMAALNGASYTAATYFETYDEDETDLKKWWGINNRQELLNMLSMADTGHALELKDAYWQAARCLPSEWPQVLEALTPRKRIQYEFARRTLADCGQGGVRAWDLGRMGYLLRAGLRKGYLSIDESHWLQGRLALRARHYYNSWDRYLAGYLFGKALWNCSSASDEELAQSLERQGSEHWNRCIMMNLSHDALDFFASIPWDLPLNLPERPDTLQGGWS, from the coding sequence ATGGAAGAAATCGAGCAGCACTGGCTGTACGCCCTTTCCGCCCCCATGGCCGCCCTCAACGGCGCCAGCTACACCGCCGCGACCTACTTCGAGACCTACGACGAAGATGAAACCGACCTGAAAAAATGGTGGGGCATCAACAATCGCCAGGAGCTGCTGAACATGCTCAGCATGGCCGACACCGGCCACGCCCTGGAGCTCAAGGACGCCTACTGGCAAGCCGCGCGCTGCCTGCCCAGCGAATGGCCGCAGGTGCTTGAAGCGCTGACCCCGCGCAAGCGCATCCAGTACGAGTTCGCCCGGCGCACCCTCGCTGACTGTGGCCAGGGCGGCGTGCGCGCCTGGGACCTGGGGCGCATGGGTTACCTGCTGCGTGCCGGCTTGCGCAAGGGCTACCTGTCCATCGATGAAAGCCACTGGCTGCAAGGCCGCCTGGCCCTGCGTGCCCGGCACTACTACAACAGCTGGGACCGCTACCTGGCCGGCTACCTGTTTGGCAAGGCGCTGTGGAACTGCTCCAGCGCCAGTGACGAAGAACTGGCCCAGAGCCTGGAGCGCCAGGGCAGCGAGCACTGGAACCGCTGCATCATGATGAACCTGAGCCACGACGCCCTGGACTTTTTCGCCAGTATCCCCTGGGACCTGCCGCTGAACCTGCCGGAACGCCCTGACACCCTGCAAGGAGGCTGGTCATGA